GACCAAAGATTTGATCTGGTAACGGAAGATCAAGTGCCATCAAGAGAATTGGCCAGTAAATCGTATGGAATCGAAGAATATCTTTTCCAATAAGGTGAACATTTGCAGGCCACCACTCGTAGAATTCAGGGGCGTGATTGCCATCTGCATCGTATCCAATGCCTGTAATATAGTTTACAAGGGCATCAATCCAAACATAAATGACATGCTCTGCATCAAAATCAACTGGGATTCCCCATTTGAAGCTTGTGCGTGACACGGCAAGATCAAAAAGTGGCTCTTTCAAGAAGTTCTGTAACATTTCATTCTTACGAGACTCTGGTTGAATAAAACTTGGATTATCCTTAATATGTTGTACCAAACGATCTTGGTAATTACTCATCTTAAAGAAATACGTTTCTTCTTGCTGACGTTCAATCGTTGCACCACAATCTGGACAGATGCCATTTTCGACTTGGGAGTCCGAATAGAATGACTCATCTGCTTTACAGTACCATCCTTCATAGAATCCTTTAAAAAGATCGCCTTGATCAAAAAGTCGCTTGAATATTTTTTGAACTTGCTCTTTGTGGTATGTATCCGTTGTACGTATGAAGTGGTCGTACTCCACATTCATCAATGAAAAGAGTCCTTTGATGACATCTGAAATATTATCAACATGTTGTTTGGGTGTAATGCCTGCAGCATGTGCATATTCTTCAATTTTTTGTCCGTGTTCATCCGTTCCCGTTTGGAAGTATACATTATATCCTTGTTCCCGTTTGAAGCGTGCAATTGCATCTGCCAAAACGATCTCATAGACATTGCCAATATGAGGTTTTGCAGATGTATATGCAATCGCGGTTGTTATATAGTAATTGTTTTTATCTTTCATAAGAAGCCTCCGCTTATTTCCTTGTAATTATAGCCTATTTAGTCCGTTCTCACAACTTATCCATTAAAAAACTCAGCCATTAGTTTCAGCTGAGTTTTGCTTTATCCGACGTAGATTTCGTTAAGTTTTAGGATATCATCCGCGCTCAATTGTAATACTTCTTGAACGTAGGTATCAAATGTACCATAATCCTCTTCAATGGCACGAAATGCCGTACCAATGTATTCGGGGTCAACTATCGTGTATCCTCGATAGTTCTCGATTTGTTCTGGAGTAACATCGGGGAATTTTTCCATCATCTTTTCGAGCATTTCTTGTTGGTTGTCTTTGTTAAGTTCGTTGGTTCGAAGATAATCTTTCATGATATCTTCTTCAGACGCTCCCAAAATTTTGAGTATTTGAGCGGCCGCAAATCCTGTTCTGTCTTTTCCGGCAGAACAATGGAAATATACAGCACCTTCTTCATTTAACAGAAGTTCTTTAAAGAATTGACGGTATTCCATTTGAGCATGATCATCACGCACTAATTGATTGTTTAATTGACACATGTGGTCATGAGCAACCGTACTTTTCACTTGGTTCATCATACGCATTGGGTCTGCTGTTGTTCGTTGACGTCTTCCTAAGATATCAAGGTGTACATATGTCAATCCATCAATCATGTCATTGGGTTGACGGTCTTGCTCATCCAAGGTTCTTAAGTCAATAACAGTTTTTAGTTCGTATTCATTCAAAAGGCGATTCACTGTTTGCGAATCAAGATGTTCCAACGGTCCACCGCGTAGTAGTTTATGTGGTTTTACATGACCACCACTCACTTGAATGCCTCCGATATCTCGGAAGTTTAATATTTTCTTATGCATTTCCATGTCTTTCCTCCTAATAGAAAAAATCCCGATTGGCTCGGGATTAGTTTTTGTTTGTACGTTTTTTCAAACACTCTTTACAAATACCCTCAAAAGTCATGTCATGTTCGATAACAAGACACCCGAGTTCTTTTTCAACAAGTGCGTGGAGATCATCACGATAGTCAATTTCCACATCATCAATACGGTTGCATTCACGGCAACGGAAATGATAGTGATCGTGGAGGTTTTTATCGTAAATAAATCCCAACTCAGGATGGCGGACACGATTGATGAGTTTCTCAGAAAAGAGCACGTTTAAATTACGGTATATTGTAGCTATACCGATAGATACGCCCCCATCTTTTAGGGTTGAGTGAATTTGATCAGCGGTCATATGACCCTCTGATGCTTGAATCACTTCTAAAATCTCTTGTCTTTGCTTTGTTAATTTAATACTCATATCATATCACCATGTTAATTATAGCATAGAATTAGCGATCACCGTTAAAAATTGAATTTTTAACAACAACATAATCAACTTTGCGAATTGACTCTAAATCACGACCACCCGCATAAGATATTGATGATTGTAAGTCTTGTTTCATCTCTAATAATGTATCGGCAAGATTTCCCTTGTAAGGAACAAGAATCTTCTTTCCTTCAACATTTTTATGTTCACCTTTTTGGTACTCTGATGCACTTCCGAAGTATTCTTTGTATGTGACACCATCCACATCAACAATTTCACCAGGCGACTCTTCGTGACCTGCAAAAAGCGATCCAATCATACAGATTGTTGCGCCAAAACGAATTGATTTTGCAATGTCTCCGTGGTTGCGAATTCCACCATCGGCAATAATTGGTTTGCGAGCAGCTTTTGCACACCATGCAAGTGCTGATAATTGCCAACCACCTGTTCCAAAACCAGTTTTTAACTTCGTAATACATACCTTACCAGGACCAACACCGACTTTGGTTGCATCCGCTCCAGCATTTTCAAGTTCACGAACTGCTTCAGGCGTTGCGACATTTCCAGCAATTACAAAAGTTGCAGGCAAGTGTTTCTTTATATGTTTAATCATTGATATTACTTGCTCGGAATGTCCGTGCGCAATATCAATAGTAATGTATTCAGGAATGACGTTATCATGCGCGAGTTTCTCAACAAAGTCATATTCAGTGTCTTTAACACCAACACTGATGGATGCAAAAAGCCCTTCAGCTTGCATTTCTTTGGTGAAATCGTAGCGACGTCCTTCGTCAAAACGATGCATGACGTAGAAGTAGTTATTCTTTGCGAGCCAAAGTGCGACGGTTTCGTCAACGATTGTCTGCATGTTTGCAGGAACAATTGGCATTGCGAAGGTATGGTTTCCAAATTTTACAGTTGTGTCACATTCTGAGCGACTTTTTACAATACATTTGTTGGGAATTAACTGAATATCTTCGTAGTCAAATATTTTCATTTTCTATCTCCTATTTTTCGTCATGATAATATGCATACAGTTCATTTTTTGAGACTTTATTACGTTTGGCAATTGTTGAAATTGAACGTGAAATTGAATTTCCTGTTGCAATCTCATCGTCAATTTGGGTAACAAGGCTGCTAAAGTCTATGACACCGATTTCTTGACGCTTGTCGATTACAAGTACAAACTCACCTTTAATCACTTCAATAGCTTCAATAACCTCGGAAACAGTGCCTCGTATGAATTCTTCGTGCATCTTTGTAAGCTCACGAACAAGACATATTTGTCTGTCACCGAGTACATCATACACAATTTCTAATGTCTTTGCTAACTTGTGAACCGATAAATAATAAATTGTCGTCATCGGCAAATCCTTGTTGGTTTCCAACTGTTTCTTTAGCTGACTTTCCTTGTGTTCAAGAAACCCCATAAAAGCAAATGGTTGAGCTACCAGTCCTGATGCAACGAGGGCATTTAAGAATGCGCTTGGTCCTGATATTGGGACCACATTATAGCCTGCTGCAATTACATCGGTTACTAGAGTTTGTCCAGGATCTGAGATGAGGGGATATCCTGCATCACTAACAAGGGCAATGCTTTCATGTTCCTTAAATAATTCAAGAATTCCTTGCGCGCTTTCTTTTTCATTATGGGCATGGTGGCTGATTAGTTTTGTCTTTATTTCAAAGTGTTGCAATAGTTTACCCGTATTCCGAGTATCTTCTGCTGCGACTACATCGACACTTTTCAATACCTCAATTGCGCGAGGACTCATTTCTTGCAGATTACCGATTGGTGTCGCAACAAGATAGAGGGTGGGTAGTCCGTTCTTAAAGCTTTGTTGTTTTATCATTGGGTTCCTCCTAAAGTACACGGGATTTATGATAGTTAATAAACTCATAGCCGAGCTGATCCAAAAGTAGATTCGTGTTGATTCCCGGTCGAATTCGGTCTTTGAGCATGAGCATAATTTTCTTGTAATTGAGTTGTGTTGGTTCATCAATGTTTGTCACTTTTGCATGGACTGCGCCGTTTGCACTGCTTCCCATCACAACAATCACAATATCCATAAAGAAATCAATATTCTCTTTGTCTATTTTCTTGTTTTTGATGCCTTCATGCTGTACGTGAACAACTGCCTCGCGTATTTTTCCTTGATTCAAATAATCAACGAACTCAAACGCGACATCCATAACACTCACATAGGCTCCAGATTCAGCAATCACTACCATTTCTTCACTGCTGTTTGATATCCTTGATAAGAGGTAGGCGTCCAGTTCATCAAGTCCTTTGTTGAGTCCTTCATGGTAAAGTACTTCTTGATCGTGACTCTCAAGTTGTATTAAGAGGCAGCGGGATTTGATTGTTTCAAGAACACGATTGGGTTGGGACGTTGTCAAGATTGCTGTAATATCACTTTCAGGTTCTTCTAGAAATTTAAGGATACTGTTCATGGCGGAAATACTTGCATTCTCAACGTCTTCAATAATATAGACTTTATGAGAGTCTTGCTCCATATTTGTTTGGGTAAAGTAATCTTTAAGTGATACGATTTCGTCTTTCTTAATACTCTCGTCACGACTGCTGACGACCTTGAAATCACCATGTTGGTTGTTCGCAATGCGCTCGCAAACTGAACACGATTGACACGCACCAATTGTTTGTTCACGACACATCAAACTCTGCGCCATATATGTCGCAAAAGAAAAAGCATCACTTTTTCCAACGACTAGGTATGCATGCGAAACCATATTCTTCTCTTGTTGTTTATGAAATAAGTTTAATGCTTTGGCTTGTTCTTTCATCTATAATACGTCCTCAATGATTTTTATTGCTTGTTTTGCGACTGCTTCAACAGTTCTGTTCCCATCAATAACATGAATGCGATCAGGGAAGCGTTTAATCACTTCTTGATATCCTTCATAGACACGGTTATGGAATGCCTCCCCTGCTAATTCAAGTCGGTCCATGGCACCACGTTTTCCCGTACGTTCCAAACCAATGGCCGGATCACAATCGATGAAAATGGTAATATCGGGAAGTCTGTTCTCGATTGCGAACATGTTTAGGTTCCATACGGCATCAATACCAATTCCTCGAGCGTACCCTTGATATGCCAATGATGAATCAATAAAACGATCACAAAAAACCATCTTACCTGCTTCAAGTGCTGGTAAGATTTTTTCAATTAAATGCTGACGTCGACTTGCCGCATACAATAACGCTTCGGTACGATCATCCATTTCTGTGTTTACGGGATCCAATATCAGATTGCGAATTTTCTCAGAAATTCCAATTCCCCCCGGTTCACGAGTACAGAGCACTTCAATATTCTTTGCCATGAAGTATTCACTCACGTATTTCGTAATTGTTGTTTTCCCACTACCATCTGGTCCTTCAAATGATATAAATAATCCCATAACGACACCTCTTTTTATTCATTATATCATGCACCCATTCATAAAGTTGTTTAAAAAATAGGTTTCCGTTAAAATAGGAGAGAGATTAAGGAGTTTTATACGATGAAACTATGGAAAAAAGCATTTACAAGAGCTTCAGAAGATAATATTTATGTAGCAATTTCTTTCTTTTTATTTGTACTTTTAGTTGTCCACTTTTTCACACGATCACAATGGGCAATTTACGGAATTGGCGTCCTGTTTGTGATTGCAATGATTTATCTTGTTTATCACTACATCCAAACCCGAAAGGAAGAAAAAAATGGTAAAAACGTTAAAAAAACAAAGCGAAAATAAAAGATACGAAGGGATTATTGTTGACCTTTATAATACCGATTTTGAAACAGATGCCGGCATTTTCACTGCGGAAGTTTTAAAGCACCCTGGTGGCGCCTGTATTGCAGCAACCCATGACAATGAAACCTTCTATGTTGTTGATCAGTTTCGCTTCGGAACGGAGCTTGTTATGACGGAGTTTCCTGCTGGAAAGACAGACCCTGGCGAAGACCCACAAACAGTTGCACTGCGGGAATTACGAGAAGAGATAGGCTATACGGCACAAACAATTGTCCCATTAGGATTCGTTCACAGTTCACCAGCGTTTTTGAGCGAGACATTGCATCTTTATTATGCGACTGATTTAGAATTTGTTGGCCAAGATTTGGATGAAGGTGAGGAATTGCATGTTTATCGACTATCCTTATCCGAAATCGAAGCTCGGATTATGCGAAACGAAATAACGGATGCGAAAACTATTGCGCTTGCTTACCGCCTTAAACACTACCTTAATAAATAGTTAAAGCCCTTAGCGGGCTTTTTTTATTGAAAATTATACCCTAAAACTTCGATAAATGATGCAACCGTCGTTGCTTGTAGTAGCTGATCAATGACCACACTTTCTGTGAGCATCATCGAAAGTGGATCAAAGATATCCGCGAATACTTTACGATCATCCTTAGCAATTGTAAGCATAATGACAAGATTAACATCGGTTGTATCCCATCGGATTGGATGTTTGCTGATGAATACGAGCATTGATGTCTTCTCTGCATTCATTCGCATGGAGTGGGGAATTGCAATTTTCCCAAATCCTGTGGATGACATCGCTTCCCGATCCATAATTTCTTGTTTGAACATTTCACCCACACTCCCCATATCTACTGCTTTAGAAACCAAAAAATCAATCACATTTTGCTGGTTTCTTGGTTCATCGTTGAGGAAGAAGGTTTGCGAAGAAAGCATCGTACTGATGGTCTCTTTAAAGGTGTTGCGACGCTTATTCTCCTTAAGGCGATGGATTGTTTCATAAATTTGTGCAGTGTCACGCTCATTTTTAAATGGATTAATCACAATAACAGGCAAGACTGGTGTAGTTTGCAGCGGTTGTGTTGTAATGATTAAATCCACATCGAAATTCTCGATACTAAATTCATCGGTCACCATATTTTGGACAACCAAAGAATCATGGAACGTTTCCGTAAGGTGGTTATAAAGATTCTGATTCATGTCGTAGTATTGTGGAAAAATAAAGATGCAACTTACCTTGTTACCAAGGCTTTTTTGAGTTTCTAAAGCACCACCAATGTGAAATGCGATGTAGGTAATTTCATCATCACTAATTTGCACATTAAAACGATGACTGATATCGTGAGCTACCGAAACTGCGCAATCATAGATCAGAGGACAGCTTTGTTTAATATTCATTGTGATGGGGTTCTTATTGGATCTTCCCATTTGCAATCGTTTGAGAAGATTATTGATGTGCAATGCAAAGCGAAAGAAGAATTGATTTTCACTAATATCAATATAGTAATAACGATTGATACTTTTAATCAAATCATCGACCAAATTCAAAACGCCTTCATCAATATAGGATGCAATGTTTAATTCATTGACGGCGTTAAAGTTGATATTAGATCCCGAACTTAAAATAAGCAGCGATAACTCATATACTTCTTCTTTGCTGTACTGAATCTGAAAATAAGAACTAATCCGTTGTGTTATTTTTTCTGCAATTTGTATCTCAGTATTGGTACTGATAATGTCCATTGTTTCGGAGTCAGAATATGTATTGTTGTGTTGAATTCTGCTGATTGATACCACAATATGTAAAATCAGATTCATCAATGCATAATCGTTCACAAAATAGTGGGCTTCGTTGAGTGTACTGACGACAATATCACGGATTTTAAATATATTATACTCATCAAAGTTGTTTTGCAATGACTCAATATTGAGAAAGTTTTGATTGGATTCTTTGTAGAGGATTGATGTTAAGAGTCGTCGTTTATTTTTTTCCAATCCTTGAATAACTACGGTTTGCTTTTCGACTTTCATTGTTAGTGAGTACGTGTCTAACCTTTTTTTGAGTTGGGCAAGATCGGCACGAACTGTTGACTCACTCACATGAAGTTCGTAGGCAATTGTAACAATATTTAGATGTTCTTTCTTAATGAGCGAGCGAATAATGTACACAAGACGCTCATCGGGTGTTGAAGGCATTGCGACAACGCTATTAATGGCAATCTGTTTGTAGCGTTCACGGTTTAGTGCATATCCATACGGTGATGCCTTGATGAGTCCTGGATAGCTTTCATTGATTGACTTGACATAGCTTTTTACAGTTCGCACGGATTTTCCAAGCGCATCGGCCAAATGTGTCGCATGTATTGATGAAGTTGCACTGCTTAAATGATTCAAAATCTCTACGTACTTCGAGTCCAGCATCTCATCACCGCCTTTCTATATTAGTATACCAATCTTGTCACAACGACGATGTAACTATTTGCACCGCATGCGTGCGAAAAAATAAATTTGCACCACGCTAACCCATTCATAATGAAGGTAGAAAAGGAGTTTACATTATGAAAAAACTTAGAATTCTTCTGGTTTGCGGTTCTGGTGCAAGTAGTGGATTTATGGCCGCTAACATGCGCAAAGCCGCAGCGTCAAAAGGACTTGATGCATCGATTACTGCGCGCAGTGAGTCTGAGATTGAGAATTACATCGACGAGATTGATGTCTTGATGGTCGGACCGCATCTCGCCTATATCTTAGATGAAGTTGACAGTTACATCGGGGATGCACCTGTTAAGGTAATCCTGATGAGGCCAGAGTATTACGCAACATTGGATGGTGCAAGAGCAATTGACCATCTGATGCAAGAAATCGGAATGGAGGAACAAACTCATGAATAAATTAATTCATTGGTTGGAAAATTCATTTGCTCCAAAAATGAATAAGGTAAATACAAATGTCTGGATTGTTGGTATCAAAGATGGCATTATGCAGACTTTACCTTTTATCTTTCTTGGTTCTGTATTCTGTATGCTTACAATCCTCAACGATTACATTCCAAACTTACCTAATTTCTGGGTGCCTTTTGGTTGGACAATGGGAATGGTATCACTCTTCGTGGCATTTCTCGTCCCATTTAACATTATGGAAAAGAAACGCCTTCGCAAGAATCGAATCAATGCAGGACTTGCCGGTCTTGTTTTATTCCTAATTATCATTACCCCTCAAGTTGTTGCATCGGGTAACCCTGGATTTGGTCATGAGTCTTTGGGGGCTGGGGGTATGTTTATCGCAATGGTCGCTGGATTGATTTCGGCTGTTGTGTTTACAATTTTCTCGAAATTCTCTTTCTTTAAGGAAGAATCCGTTATCCCTGACTTTGTACGCTCGTGGTTTGACTCCATGCTACCGATTGGGATCATCATTCTCTTTGGTTGGATTGTTGTCGACCTTGTTGGATTTGATTTATACAATATGGTTTTAGCAATCTTCAAACCCTTGGCAGGTCTTGTTGAATCTCCAATTGGATTCCCACTTACCATGTTTATTTTCTGTTTCTTATATTCACTTGGTATATCTTCATGGGTTTTAACACCAATCTTAACCCCTGTATTTCTTGATGCGATGCAAGCAAATATCTCAGGACTTGCTACAAATTTAGTAACAAACTCTACCGTGTATTCATCATATCTATGGGTAGGTGGTATTGGCTGTACTTTCCCGCTTGTCATCATGTGTGCAATGTCACGTTCAAAGAAACTCAGTGCTCTGGGAAAGGCGTGTATTGGGCCATCAGTGTTTAACATTAATGAACCCATTGTCTTTGGAGCCATTGCTTGGAATCCAATTCTTATGATACCAATGTGGTTGCAAGGAATTATTCTTCCAATCATCGTTTGGGTCTTCACCAAAGTTATTGCCTTTGCTCCGATTCCAAACGTTGTATTTGAGATGTGGTATTGTCCGTTCCCAATTTCTACGTGGTTAATCACACGTTCGATTCCAGCATTAATCTTACTCGCTGGCGTTGTACTTGTTGCAACACTCATCTGGCTCCCATTCTTTAGAGTCTATGAACGCCAACAAATTGCTTTAGAAAATTCTGAATTGAAAGAGGTCTAATATGGAAAATGATACATTAACAAAGGTTTCAATGGATATTATTTTGAATGCAGGGGATGCACGATTGTGCTCAACTGAAGCTCAAAAAGCACTGGCAGCGTTTGATTTCGAGCTGGCAAGTTCAAAAATGAAAGAAGCATTTGATAAAATTCGCGTTGCGCATCAATTGCAAACTGAAGTTATACAGGATGAAACGCGCGGCGAGACTTACAATCCTTCACTCTTGTTTACACATGCTCAAGATACACTCATGACAATTTACAGTGAACTCAATATCACCAAACGTCTTATTGATATGATGCGTGCCATTGATGCGCGCCTTAAGAAAGTAGAGGATCAATCATGATAAATACAAAATTCCCAAAAGATTTCCTATGGGGCGGTGCAATTGCTGCCAATCAAGCTGAAGGAGCCTGGCAAGAAGGTGGGAAAGGCTGGTCAATTGCGGATATTAATGAATTCCGTGATGACATCGCTCTTGAAAGGAAGAGCAATAAAGAAGTTACAACCGACTATGTAAAACATGCTATGACCGATACAAAAGGAATCTATCCAAAACGAAAAGCGATTGATTTCTATCATACATACAAAGAAGATCTGGCGCTCTTATCAGGGTTGGGTATTAATACATTCAGAACATCGATTAGCTGGGCACGTATCTTTCCAAATGGGGATGATGTGACACCCAATGAAGCAGGACTTCAATTTTATGATCACCTCTTTGATGAAATGTTACAACTTGGAATGGAGCCCATGGTCACACTATCACACTATGAAATGCCATTGAATCTGACCCTAAACTATCGGGGTTGGTATGATCGTGATGTTATTGATTTCTTTGTGACATACTGTGAAACATGCTTTAAGCGTTACAATGGAAAAGTCAAAAATTGGATTGTTGTCAATCAAATTAATCTCATCGGACACGAATCTTTCAATCACCTTGGAATTGCTGAGGACAAAGTTGATAATCTGCTCGAAGCGAAGTATCAGGGCGTTCATAACGAACTTGTTGCAAGTGCACGTGCCACAAAAATTGGCCACGATATCAACCCTGATAATAATATTGGGATGATGCTTTGTGATTGGATTGCAGCCCCTGCAACATGCAAACCTGAAGATGTCTTTGCAGCCATGAAGAGCAACCAAATGGAATATTATTATGCTGATGTACTCCTACGAGGTACGATTCCTGGCTATGTGCACCGTTTCTATCATGATAATGCATTGAATATTTATATTCCTGCGAGTGATATTGAGGATCTCAAACATACTGCTGATTTTATGTCTTTCTCGTATTACTATTCTTCAATTATTGACAATGAAAACTGGATAACAAAACAAGGAACAAAAGCCAATCCGTATCTCAAAGCAAGTGACTGGGGTTGGGCTATTGATCCCTTAGGACTTCGTACTGCGCTCAACCAATATTGGGATCGTTATCAAAAACCCATCTATATTACTGAGAACGGGTTTGGTGCATTCGATACTGTTGAAGATGACGGAAGGATTCATGATAGTTATCGTATCAATTATTTACGAGCACATGTTGCTGAGATTAAGGAAGCAATTATGGATGGCGTTGATATCCGCGGATACTACCCTTGGGGTCCTATTGACATTGTGAGCTGTTCCTCTTCTGAAATGTCAAAACGCTATGGATTTATCCATGTTGACTTGGATAATTATGGCAAAGGAAGTGGTAAACGACGTCTAAAAGATAGCTATGCCTGGTATAAAGGTGTGGTTGCTTCTAACGGAGAAAACTTAGAATAAAGTTGAAAAACCAGAAAACGTTAAGCTTTTCTGGTTTTTTTGCGGATTTGATTTCCTATAAGTATAAAACCTGTTGTCAGGAATGCATATCCGAATAGTATCTTAGTATTTGTAACGCCCGTATTGGGAAGTTTTTCTTCATTCTTAATTGGTCTGTATTTGAATACAATATCTTGGTGCGTCGGTATGAAAGTCCCTTGAATCTCTTTTTCCAGACTTGCCAATTGATAACCTGGTATGGAGATTGCTTCTGCTGTAAAGGGAATACCAATATCACCCTTTTTCATAATTGAATCATGAATGACATTATCATCCTCGTCCACGAAATGTACCGTCACTGATGACTCAATGATATCTTTTGAATAGATATGAGTGACCACTTGTTGCATGTCTGTAAACAGGCCCTCAGCATTCTCAGAGCGTATGAAAGTGTATCCATCAATCGCAATTGGATTGCTAAAAAACGCATTTCCGATTTTTCCTTGCAGATTTTTCTGAGGTGCAATTGTATTTCCACCTATATCTTTAAAATTTACGATAACGTTCATACCCTCTTGACGTTCATAGATGTGGGTGACACTTTGAGGATCATGGGTTATCGTTCCATTTATGGGTCCTTCACTCCGAACATAATCATAGTTTGAGATTTCAGGAGCATCTGCTTGAAACGATTCGCCAATATTTCCATGAATCGTTTGTGTGTTAGCAAGAGGTTGATTCTCAA
The window above is part of the Erysipelothrix sp. HDW6C genome. Proteins encoded here:
- a CDS encoding tyrosine-protein phosphatase, which translates into the protein MEMHKKILNFRDIGGIQVSGGHVKPHKLLRGGPLEHLDSQTVNRLLNEYELKTVIDLRTLDEQDRQPNDMIDGLTYVHLDILGRRQRTTADPMRMMNQVKSTVAHDHMCQLNNQLVRDDHAQMEYRQFFKELLLNEEGAVYFHCSAGKDRTGFAAAQILKILGASEEDIMKDYLRTNELNKDNQQEMLEKMMEKFPDVTPEQIENYRGYTIVDPEYIGTAFRAIEEDYGTFDTYVQEVLQLSADDILKLNEIYVG
- a CDS encoding Fur family transcriptional regulator, coding for MSIKLTKQRQEILEVIQASEGHMTADQIHSTLKDGGVSIGIATIYRNLNVLFSEKLINRVRHPELGFIYDKNLHDHYHFRCRECNRIDDVEIDYRDDLHALVEKELGCLVIEHDMTFEGICKECLKKRTNKN
- the guaC gene encoding GMP reductase, which translates into the protein MKIFDYEDIQLIPNKCIVKSRSECDTTVKFGNHTFAMPIVPANMQTIVDETVALWLAKNNYFYVMHRFDEGRRYDFTKEMQAEGLFASISVGVKDTEYDFVEKLAHDNVIPEYITIDIAHGHSEQVISMIKHIKKHLPATFVIAGNVATPEAVRELENAGADATKVGVGPGKVCITKLKTGFGTGGWQLSALAWCAKAARKPIIADGGIRNHGDIAKSIRFGATICMIGSLFAGHEESPGEIVDVDGVTYKEYFGSASEYQKGEHKNVEGKKILVPYKGNLADTLLEMKQDLQSSISYAGGRDLESIRKVDYVVVKNSIFNGDR
- the rsmI gene encoding 16S rRNA (cytidine(1402)-2'-O)-methyltransferase, with the translated sequence MIKQQSFKNGLPTLYLVATPIGNLQEMSPRAIEVLKSVDVVAAEDTRNTGKLLQHFEIKTKLISHHAHNEKESAQGILELFKEHESIALVSDAGYPLISDPGQTLVTDVIAAGYNVVPISGPSAFLNALVASGLVAQPFAFMGFLEHKESQLKKQLETNKDLPMTTIYYLSVHKLAKTLEIVYDVLGDRQICLVRELTKMHEEFIRGTVSEVIEAIEVIKGEFVLVIDKRQEIGVIDFSSLVTQIDDEIATGNSISRSISTIAKRNKVSKNELYAYYHDEK
- a CDS encoding DNA polymerase III subunit delta'; translated protein: MKEQAKALNLFHKQQEKNMVSHAYLVVGKSDAFSFATYMAQSLMCREQTIGACQSCSVCERIANNQHGDFKVVSSRDESIKKDEIVSLKDYFTQTNMEQDSHKVYIIEDVENASISAMNSILKFLEEPESDITAILTTSQPNRVLETIKSRCLLIQLESHDQEVLYHEGLNKGLDELDAYLLSRISNSSEEMVVIAESGAYVSVMDVAFEFVDYLNQGKIREAVVHVQHEGIKNKKIDKENIDFFMDIVIVVMGSSANGAVHAKVTNIDEPTQLNYKKIMLMLKDRIRPGINTNLLLDQLGYEFINYHKSRVL
- the tmk gene encoding dTMP kinase gives rise to the protein MGLFISFEGPDGSGKTTITKYVSEYFMAKNIEVLCTREPGGIGISEKIRNLILDPVNTEMDDRTEALLYAASRRQHLIEKILPALEAGKMVFCDRFIDSSLAYQGYARGIGIDAVWNLNMFAIENRLPDITIFIDCDPAIGLERTGKRGAMDRLELAGEAFHNRVYEGYQEVIKRFPDRIHVIDGNRTVEAVAKQAIKIIEDVL
- a CDS encoding NUDIX hydrolase — encoded protein: MVKTLKKQSENKRYEGIIVDLYNTDFETDAGIFTAEVLKHPGGACIAATHDNETFYVVDQFRFGTELVMTEFPAGKTDPGEDPQTVALRELREEIGYTAQTIVPLGFVHSSPAFLSETLHLYYATDLEFVGQDLDEGEELHVYRLSLSEIEARIMRNEITDAKTIALAYRLKHYLNK
- a CDS encoding PRD domain-containing protein; the protein is MLDSKYVEILNHLSSATSSIHATHLADALGKSVRTVKSYVKSINESYPGLIKASPYGYALNRERYKQIAINSVVAMPSTPDERLVYIIRSLIKKEHLNIVTIAYELHVSESTVRADLAQLKKRLDTYSLTMKVEKQTVVIQGLEKNKRRLLTSILYKESNQNFLNIESLQNNFDEYNIFKIRDIVVSTLNEAHYFVNDYALMNLILHIVVSISRIQHNNTYSDSETMDIISTNTEIQIAEKITQRISSYFQIQYSKEEVYELSLLILSSGSNINFNAVNELNIASYIDEGVLNLVDDLIKSINRYYYIDISENQFFFRFALHINNLLKRLQMGRSNKNPITMNIKQSCPLIYDCAVSVAHDISHRFNVQISDDEITYIAFHIGGALETQKSLGNKVSCIFIFPQYYDMNQNLYNHLTETFHDSLVVQNMVTDEFSIENFDVDLIITTQPLQTTPVLPVIVINPFKNERDTAQIYETIHRLKENKRRNTFKETISTMLSSQTFFLNDEPRNQQNVIDFLVSKAVDMGSVGEMFKQEIMDREAMSSTGFGKIAIPHSMRMNAEKTSMLVFISKHPIRWDTTDVNLVIMLTIAKDDRKVFADIFDPLSMMLTESVVIDQLLQATTVASFIEVLGYNFQ
- a CDS encoding PTS sugar transporter subunit IIB — its product is MKKLRILLVCGSGASSGFMAANMRKAAASKGLDASITARSESEIENYIDEIDVLMVGPHLAYILDEVDSYIGDAPVKVILMRPEYYATLDGARAIDHLMQEIGMEEQTHE
- a CDS encoding PTS sugar transporter subunit IIC, whose product is MNKLIHWLENSFAPKMNKVNTNVWIVGIKDGIMQTLPFIFLGSVFCMLTILNDYIPNLPNFWVPFGWTMGMVSLFVAFLVPFNIMEKKRLRKNRINAGLAGLVLFLIIITPQVVASGNPGFGHESLGAGGMFIAMVAGLISAVVFTIFSKFSFFKEESVIPDFVRSWFDSMLPIGIIILFGWIVVDLVGFDLYNMVLAIFKPLAGLVESPIGFPLTMFIFCFLYSLGISSWVLTPILTPVFLDAMQANISGLATNLVTNSTVYSSYLWVGGIGCTFPLVIMCAMSRSKKLSALGKACIGPSVFNINEPIVFGAIAWNPILMIPMWLQGIILPIIVWVFTKVIAFAPIPNVVFEMWYCPFPISTWLITRSIPALILLAGVVLVATLIWLPFFRVYERQQIALENSELKEV